From a single Novipirellula galeiformis genomic region:
- a CDS encoding SIR2 family protein, with the protein MEAVSPLATSLCCRYEDDKATRKIEREPTAYEENMSEFPNALKNEVESGNAVLFLGAGASMGCRLPNNEKPPNGQGLADILAKEFLSDDYVGFGLEEVAELAIDQHNFSKVQNFVADFFNRFQPTQSHLKLTSFRWHGIATTNYDLVLERAYDQASNPVQQLKPIYRDGDPIETKLKASNAVAYMKLHGCLSIPNDESLPLILTSDQYEQFRENRNRLFSRLKEWASEFPVLFVGYSLQDKDLRKLLNELDSEMRSSRPRFYLVGPGFRSEQVSLWESKRITAIKMDFDSFVDELDASIGSVFRGIVAASHSEPNDYLHSRLPTGEKLSERAKLFIEADVDVVNELKSVDAVKPESFYQAADNGWGAIDASLDVRRRITDTILERHVVDQIASTETPNASFVLLKGHAGSGKSITMKRLAWEIAREFEMPCLFLKELGELTPSAVIEIARAIQEQVVLFVDDVLRVHRELTTLLEYASDAGVHILVVGSVRQSEFNSRRLELEELVDEDYELTYLSEREIRGLLSLLETHKCLGELESKSEEERFKEFSEHSGRQLLVALHEATHALSFREIICDEFRGVQPDEARQIYKTICVLYRLKTPVRAGLISRIHGVGFAEFSDKFLDPLERIVRVIGGDKGRDYSYVARHSQIADMVYHDAINDATERLEAVLKCLRFLDLDYSADREAFYQLINNRTVLELSKNRADAKLIYDIACKKSSNDAVVIHQQSLYEMKHPSPHLKEAETLLVEAKRLDPNNPTILHSFAELAFNRAKNERPPLRKAKYLSEADEACRSLVARSGYTKYSRNTLVKIKMEQLKLALATEETSDESLARQLKSLETELAKHKRANPNEQFLLSTEAELAKFLSQTERLLSTLEKAFAANPKNLHVAISLTRARLGSGDNEGAESIVRQALFYNEHEPRLHYLLSCILREKPDASDQDLLYHLRRSFTPGDKNYDAQLMHARQLYIMKGHKEAQPYFSELATARVSMSERRKHHFPLDEEFQGRIGNMLATACFIKCNKTHELLFAHESSFINDSWREVIYDSRVRFKIAFNFRGPVAFDVDFDE; encoded by the coding sequence GTGGAGGCCGTTTCTCCTTTGGCAACATCGCTTTGCTGCCGCTATGAAGATGACAAGGCAACGCGCAAAATAGAACGCGAACCAACAGCCTATGAGGAAAACATGAGCGAATTTCCAAACGCACTAAAAAACGAGGTCGAGTCTGGCAATGCTGTGCTATTTCTAGGTGCTGGAGCATCCATGGGCTGCCGGCTCCCCAACAACGAGAAACCTCCAAACGGCCAAGGCCTCGCGGATATCCTCGCGAAAGAGTTTCTAAGCGACGACTACGTCGGATTTGGTCTTGAAGAAGTCGCAGAACTTGCGATCGACCAACATAACTTTAGTAAGGTGCAAAATTTTGTCGCTGACTTCTTCAATCGCTTCCAGCCAACGCAATCTCATTTGAAGCTAACTTCCTTTCGTTGGCACGGAATCGCGACGACAAACTACGATCTGGTCCTAGAGCGTGCTTATGATCAGGCTTCAAATCCGGTCCAACAACTCAAGCCGATTTACCGAGACGGCGATCCTATCGAGACAAAACTGAAAGCCAGCAACGCAGTCGCATACATGAAGCTTCACGGGTGTCTCTCAATCCCCAACGATGAGAGTCTTCCGCTGATATTGACCTCCGATCAATACGAACAGTTTCGGGAAAACCGCAATCGCCTTTTTTCTCGACTCAAAGAATGGGCATCGGAGTTCCCTGTGCTGTTCGTTGGCTACAGCCTCCAGGACAAGGATTTGCGGAAGTTGCTAAACGAGCTCGATTCTGAGATGAGATCAAGCCGCCCTCGTTTTTATCTCGTCGGCCCTGGTTTTCGCAGCGAGCAAGTAAGTCTTTGGGAATCAAAAAGGATAACCGCCATTAAAATGGACTTCGACTCCTTCGTCGACGAGCTTGATGCGAGCATCGGATCAGTTTTTCGAGGGATAGTAGCCGCGTCCCACTCGGAACCGAACGACTACTTGCATTCACGGCTTCCGACAGGAGAAAAGTTATCTGAACGCGCAAAGCTTTTCATAGAAGCTGACGTCGATGTCGTAAACGAGCTCAAGTCCGTCGATGCCGTCAAGCCAGAGAGTTTTTACCAAGCCGCCGACAACGGTTGGGGTGCTATTGACGCATCACTTGACGTGCGAAGACGTATTACCGACACGATTCTCGAACGGCATGTCGTAGACCAAATAGCTTCGACTGAAACCCCGAATGCCTCATTCGTTCTGCTTAAAGGGCATGCTGGATCAGGTAAATCCATCACAATGAAAAGGCTTGCCTGGGAGATCGCACGCGAATTTGAGATGCCGTGCCTTTTCTTGAAAGAGCTTGGAGAGCTAACTCCAAGTGCGGTCATCGAAATCGCGCGAGCCATTCAAGAGCAAGTTGTACTCTTTGTCGATGATGTTTTGCGTGTTCATCGTGAGCTAACCACCTTGCTTGAGTACGCCTCGGATGCAGGAGTTCACATACTCGTGGTCGGTAGCGTTCGTCAGAGCGAATTCAATTCACGACGACTTGAGCTTGAGGAGCTAGTCGATGAAGATTACGAACTGACCTACCTCTCTGAGCGAGAAATACGAGGCTTGCTATCGTTGCTTGAGACACATAAGTGTTTAGGAGAGCTAGAGTCAAAATCCGAGGAAGAGCGGTTCAAGGAGTTTAGCGAACATTCTGGACGACAGCTTCTTGTCGCTCTGCATGAGGCAACTCACGCCCTCAGCTTTCGTGAAATCATCTGTGACGAGTTCCGAGGAGTGCAGCCAGACGAAGCTCGCCAAATCTACAAGACAATCTGTGTTCTCTATCGTTTGAAGACACCTGTCAGGGCCGGACTAATTTCTCGCATACACGGCGTAGGATTCGCCGAGTTTTCCGATAAGTTCCTCGATCCTCTGGAACGCATTGTGCGTGTCATCGGTGGCGATAAAGGCAGGGACTATTCGTACGTAGCTCGGCACTCGCAAATCGCTGACATGGTCTATCACGACGCAATCAACGATGCCACTGAACGTCTTGAGGCTGTGCTGAAGTGCCTGCGTTTTCTTGATCTGGATTACTCGGCAGACAGAGAGGCCTTCTATCAGCTAATAAACAATCGGACCGTTCTGGAGCTATCAAAGAACAGAGCAGACGCAAAGCTGATCTATGACATTGCCTGCAAGAAATCCTCCAACGATGCAGTCGTAATTCATCAGCAGTCGCTGTACGAGATGAAGCATCCGTCACCGCATCTGAAAGAGGCAGAGACATTACTCGTTGAAGCCAAGAGGCTTGACCCGAATAATCCGACGATACTTCACAGTTTTGCTGAACTAGCATTCAATCGAGCTAAGAATGAACGACCACCGTTGCGCAAGGCGAAATACCTTTCAGAAGCAGACGAAGCATGTCGGTCTCTTGTTGCCCGCTCTGGGTACACCAAGTACTCACGCAACACGCTCGTCAAAATAAAGATGGAACAGCTGAAACTTGCCTTGGCCACCGAAGAGACGTCTGACGAATCATTGGCGAGACAGCTCAAGTCACTTGAAACCGAACTTGCTAAACACAAGCGAGCTAATCCAAATGAACAGTTCCTGCTTTCTACAGAAGCGGAGCTAGCAAAATTCTTGAGCCAAACCGAGAGATTGCTTTCGACATTAGAAAAGGCTTTTGCCGCCAATCCCAAAAACCTGCACGTTGCAATTAGCCTCACTCGGGCGAGACTCGGTTCCGGAGACAACGAGGGCGCTGAGTCCATTGTGCGACAGGCTCTTTTCTATAACGAACACGAACCACGTCTGCATTATTTGCTGAGCTGTATTCTGCGAGAAAAGCCGGATGCAAGCGACCAAGATCTCCTGTACCACTTGAGGCGGTCGTTTACGCCCGGTGACAAGAACTATGACGCGCAGTTGATGCATGCCAGGCAGCTGTACATAATGAAAGGGCACAAGGAGGCGCAGCCGTATTTTTCTGAATTGGCTACAGCGCGTGTTTCAATGTCCGAGCGACGCAAACATCATTTTCCTTTAGACGAGGAATTTCAGGGTCGAATTGGAAACATGCTTGCAACCGCGTGCTTCATTAAATGCAATAAGACCCATGAGTTGCTATTTGCCCATGAATCCAGTTTCATAAATGACTCATGGCGAGAAGTGATCTACGACAGTCGAGTGCGTTTCAAAATCGCTTTCAACTTCCGCGGTCCGGTCGCATTCGATGTCGATTTTGACGAGTAG
- a CDS encoding bifunctional diguanylate cyclase/phosphohydrolase has translation MIPIEVLTLLLTFFLCLTVVVCGLRLRAQRKRLALLAHSMDAVSEAYLTIDQRQRIRYANRTALRIFGERSQHVMGRPLGDFILAQLDAPHRDQLRQLLAQASCSSRWHSAWCCDGHGNVISIQFKAGAHRVKFDGFITLRLRETKMEQDLEDTLRLNEIRLTQAQRSLHTSSQHIEDAVERRTQTLREGIQVAEKVVETIQQQNSQLQRLANYDPMTGCLNRRAFLSTLESEWTHAKQAQLALTCIMVDVDHFKSVNDNFGHPVGDQVLKSVAAILSQAFCSAGAVCRYGGEEFCVLLPNVSMKDAAQRCQTVRQRISETDFPCGLLTASFGISCITQGANDPLGLICQADECLYRAKGRGRNCVVHRGVLRMESEIKVPSEAPAQPATPISFSSVSALVSALAFRDLATAEHCRRVADLCVNAMSDELSPRQRYVLEIAALLHDIGKIGVPDSILFKPTPLEASERLQLQQHGKIGLSIIEEVFQHPDLLNILRHYHGIHSKTSEALSDEVTRSVKILRICDAFDAMTRDQAHQNASSLPDAFAELRANPRGQFDEQLVETLIRNLTDDGTAGMEERDTPLPFIAMPGVSHPTLTDAPSALH, from the coding sequence ATGATTCCGATTGAAGTCCTCACGTTGCTGCTGACGTTTTTCCTTTGCCTAACGGTGGTGGTTTGCGGACTACGGCTGCGAGCTCAACGAAAGCGGCTTGCGTTGTTGGCCCATTCGATGGACGCGGTTTCCGAAGCCTACCTGACGATCGATCAACGGCAACGGATCCGCTATGCAAACCGCACAGCGCTACGGATTTTCGGCGAACGGTCACAGCATGTGATGGGGCGACCGCTAGGGGATTTTATCCTCGCACAACTCGATGCTCCCCACCGTGACCAATTGAGGCAATTGTTGGCCCAAGCGAGTTGCTCCTCACGCTGGCACTCGGCATGGTGCTGTGACGGTCATGGGAACGTCATTTCCATCCAATTCAAAGCGGGAGCTCATCGCGTCAAATTCGATGGTTTTATCACGCTGCGTCTACGGGAAACCAAGATGGAGCAAGATCTAGAAGACACACTGCGGTTAAACGAAATCCGGCTGACTCAAGCCCAAAGGTCACTCCATACGTCTAGCCAACACATTGAAGATGCCGTCGAACGCCGCACCCAAACCTTGCGTGAGGGGATTCAAGTTGCCGAGAAGGTGGTCGAAACGATTCAGCAACAGAACTCACAACTTCAACGACTGGCCAACTACGATCCCATGACCGGCTGCCTTAACCGCAGAGCATTCTTGTCAACGCTTGAGTCCGAATGGACCCACGCCAAGCAAGCCCAACTTGCCTTGACCTGCATCATGGTCGACGTGGATCACTTTAAGTCCGTTAATGACAACTTCGGTCATCCCGTCGGAGACCAGGTCCTGAAGTCGGTCGCCGCGATTCTATCCCAAGCGTTTTGCAGCGCAGGTGCTGTTTGCCGCTACGGTGGCGAAGAGTTTTGTGTGCTGTTACCCAACGTGAGCATGAAGGATGCAGCCCAACGCTGCCAAACGGTACGACAACGCATTAGCGAGACCGATTTCCCGTGTGGTCTGTTGACCGCAAGCTTTGGGATCTCTTGTATCACTCAAGGTGCGAACGATCCGCTTGGCCTGATTTGCCAAGCCGACGAGTGCCTCTACCGAGCCAAGGGGCGAGGCCGCAATTGTGTCGTCCATCGGGGTGTGCTGAGGATGGAAAGTGAAATCAAAGTGCCCAGCGAAGCTCCCGCTCAACCTGCCACTCCGATTTCGTTTTCCTCGGTCTCGGCATTGGTCTCGGCACTTGCCTTTCGCGACCTCGCCACCGCAGAGCATTGCCGGCGTGTCGCGGATCTATGCGTCAACGCGATGTCGGATGAATTGTCACCGCGCCAACGTTACGTGCTGGAGATCGCGGCGCTACTGCATGATATCGGCAAAATTGGCGTCCCCGACTCGATCCTTTTCAAACCGACCCCATTGGAGGCAAGCGAACGACTTCAGTTGCAACAGCATGGCAAGATCGGGTTAAGTATTATCGAAGAGGTTTTTCAGCACCCCGATTTGCTCAACATCTTGCGGCATTATCACGGCATCCACTCGAAAACGTCGGAAGCGTTATCTGACGAAGTCACACGCAGCGTGAAAATCCTGAGAATTTGTGATGCCTTTGACGCCATGACTCGGGATCAAGCTCACCAAAACGCATCCTCGTTACCCGATGCATTTGCCGAATTACGAGCCAATCCACGTGGCCAATTCGATGAGCAGCTTGTCGAAACTTTGATCCGCAACCTCACCGACGATGGGACCGCCGGGATGGAAGAGAGGGACACCCCGTTGCCCTTCATTGCCATGCCAGGCGTGAGCCACCCGACATTAACGGACGCCCCCTCGGCACTGCACTGA
- a CDS encoding SDR family NAD(P)-dependent oxidoreductase, with translation MGANVNGVEADVFTRAGCEHLLCEAVKQSGPVYGLVSCPAFQKVSPFLDLLPDDFEKVIQGTLFSSFHMSQLVARQMVDEGVAGKLVFISSVLAQRPMAQKSAYCAAKAGLNQLARTIAVELASHRINVNVIEPGWIDTPGEREAFTPKFFEDETPKMPWGRLGTAQDIGRAATFLMSPDADYITGTVLPVDGAFRFRDGRMLD, from the coding sequence CTGGGTGCCAATGTGAACGGTGTCGAAGCCGACGTCTTCACGCGCGCAGGCTGCGAACACTTGCTTTGCGAAGCGGTCAAGCAATCAGGTCCGGTCTACGGCCTCGTAAGCTGTCCCGCCTTTCAGAAAGTCTCTCCCTTTCTCGACCTGCTTCCGGATGACTTTGAAAAAGTGATTCAGGGAACCCTGTTCAGTAGTTTTCATATGAGCCAATTGGTGGCACGCCAGATGGTGGACGAAGGTGTTGCCGGCAAGCTTGTTTTTATCTCAAGCGTTCTCGCTCAACGGCCTATGGCTCAGAAGAGCGCTTACTGCGCAGCCAAAGCGGGCTTGAATCAATTGGCTAGAACAATCGCTGTCGAGCTGGCCAGTCATCGAATTAATGTCAACGTGATTGAGCCTGGCTGGATCGACACGCCTGGGGAACGAGAGGCGTTCACGCCGAAATTTTTCGAAGATGAAACGCCCAAGATGCCATGGGGAAGGCTGGGAACAGCTCAGGATATCGGTCGTGCGGCCACCTTCCTGATGTCGCCTGATGCCGACTATATCACGGGAACGGTCTTGCCAGTCGACGGAGCGTTTCGTTTTCGCGATGGACGCATGCTCGACTAA